AAGTcatttattgataatattaaatttaaaatttgtagaagagattttaatgataaagacaaatataactgataataatatattaattattataatcatatattaattattaagggtgggagttggctacaaagtccatttttcctgcaaagtgtaaaaagtcataaaacatcataatctcaaccataaaacacactcaaaacctacaaataacatagtgaagattcttaaaacaccatatttgtgggttttgtgttgtgttttggatgataaggctttgattatcgaatgactaacattagtgtgttttatgttgattatcatgttgtgttttatattcatagttgtacgatgatgtgtttgaagtttttaaggactgttagggttttgatattatgttttagtgatactcactatgttatttgtgggttttgaatgtgttttatggctgaaattgtggtgttttatgactttgtacactttgtaggaaaaatgaactttgtagccgaacctTACCCtattattaaaatctaaaaaaatataatagcgttctaaatatttataaagataaagatttgagttaattacatagttagtccctgtggtttgcataaaataacatacttaggtactaatagtttaaaatcatctTCTAGAGTATTAACTTTtgattttgtaacgtttggagatattaacttctagggtattaacatagttagtccttgtggtttgcacaaaataacatacttaggtactaatagaatgtgatttgaAACCTGCAAATAACGTTAATGCCTTGAAACGTTACAAAACGAAAaattaataccctagaatgtgattttaaactattagtacctaagtatgttactttgtgcaaaatACAGGGACTAaccatgtaattaactctaaagattttatttaattggtagttttaattgtttttatattttgatgataaggacaaggataactgataatcacatattaaaataaaaatatttattttaatcaactgttccaTTAAAAAGATTTATTCAATACATgtagaacatatatattttttatacatggtatattTAGAATCCTATTTCTAATAAAGGATCCCATTATCCCGTTTTACACTccaatgaaataataatattaaatcataatattcagcttatctcttgtatatttaatattttttactaaaatatttcttttctttttttttttctgctgattatccaacatcaggtaatacgtaagtttctaacctaataataaataaaaaaacaaagtaaaattttataaaccatgtaatacacaactctctaacctaataaaaaataaagtgagaTGTTACAATAAGTAAACAGTACCTCAAAATTCCTTTTGTTAGAAAACACAACTTGATTTCTAAATATTTTAACGGATTAAATTATTTGTGTAAGACATGTGTTTATTCAAATCGTGCAATACATgagtttttaaaagatgtaaCTATTTCATTACTtcgtatataaaattatatttattcaacccgtgtaatacacgaggttctaacatagtatgtgtatgtatgtagagCTGTGTGTGTGAGGATAGAGAAATTAAGCCCCGTCGAGAACAGCTGGTGGGAGACGATGGGGACGGGCCGGACCGAGGGGTGCGGTGTGGGGTACCGGTGCCGGGCCAAGCCGGGCCTAAGCAGGCCCCATACCGTCTGGTCTTAGTGTTCTCTTATTGAAGTCTCCCCTATGAAAATTTTATTAGTCTATATTTCGTGAGTTTGGCCAAATAAATACTAGTCGTTTATCTAATTTGCAGAGCTCCCGCGCGGGAGAAAGGAACGGTGAAAACTGAAAATGGCGTCGgaaaccaccaccaccgccgcttCAGACGAACCGTTGAAGCTCGCTTTAGCAATGGCTCTTCTTCGTTCTAAGCTCGTAAACAAAACTTCTGAAACTTCTCATCCTCCATCTGATACCTCCAGTTCTGAAGCTCTCAAATGGAAACGCAAGGTACATCCTCTCATCTCTCCCTTTCACAACGTATACATCTTGCAAAAACCCTCAGTTGAATCGAAATTAGCTTCGAATTAGGTCAAAATTACGTCACTGAGTTGTTATTGACTCATTGCATAGCTTGTGATTCTGTTTGTATTTATAACGTTTTGCTCTTACAAAAACCGTCAGTTGAATCTGAATTAGTTTCGAATTAGGTCAAAGTGACGTCACTAAGCTGTTGTTGACTTATTGCATAGTTTTTTTTATGAACATTTAGTAATTCTGTTTGTATTTGTAACGTTTTGCTCTTGCAAAGACCGTCAGTTGAATCGAAATTAGCTTCGAGTTAGGTCAAAGTGACGTCACTGAGTTGTTATTGACTTATTGCATAGCTTGTGGTGAACGATGTGAACATTTATGGATTCTGTTTGTATTTATAACCTTTTGCTATTGCGAAAACTGTCAACTGAATTGAAATTAGCTTTGAGTTAGGTCAAAGTGACATCACTGAGATGTTATTGACTTGTTGCATAGTTTGTGATGATCGATGTGAACACTTAAGCATTCTGTTTGCAAATCTGCAATACAGGCAAAAGAGCGTAAACAAGAGATTCTCAGACTCAAACAAGATCTCGTAGAAGTGGAAGGTTCATATCTCTTTGTGTGTGTATGTTAGACAAATGTATATGTTCCAGTTCCATCTTAGGTGACGTGTAATTTGTGCAGATGGAATGCATCATGAAGTGTTCCCGGGGAGTGCATCCTGCAAATGCTATTTCTTCGACAATTTAGGGAAAATGAGCCCTAATGAGATATCAGGAGAAGGATTTGATGAGAGATTTAAGGATGTGTTACGTCGCAGATTTCTTAGACAAGGTTACATAAATTAATACGTGGTTGATTTATCGTGTTACGTGTTTTGTGATATTTATTGATTGATTTCGTTGGTGCAGTGAGACTGAAGGAacgaagaaaaagaagaaatgatggTTCCACACAAAGATTATTTTTGTCTGGTATAAGTCACTACTAGTATCTTTCATAAATGTTAATATTTTAGGACTGTTGCTAATAAACTTCATGTTCTTCTAATTGTTCAGAAAATGCAATTTCCTTGATGTTCATGTTAATTTATCATTTAGCAAAGGATAATTCTGCATCAACAGTTTCATGTTAATATGTAGAAATCTGGTTTTACCTTGATAGTTTATAAACTAGTTCCCTTCCATTTATCTATGTAACAATAACATAACATACATTAACAAAACAAAACCATCCAAACGGGATGCAATGGCATGGGTGAGAGATGTTTGATAGTTTGGACAGTACAGATAAATATAACAATCTGATTTTTATCTACTGTTTGCATTGGCAGATAATAAAGCTGAGGAGACTGAACAACTTAGGGCCTCGGCTGATTTTCTTGTGGAGCTATGTGACACTGTAAGGGTGTGTTGGTCACCTAATATTGATTCTAGACATTCGGTCCATCATTCTGCTTACTTTATCCAACTTTTTTTTACAATTGTTGCAGCCAGATGATGGTGACTTTGCAAACTGGTCACACCAAGCTGTAGACTTCATTTTGGGTATATCTTTCtcattttattttgaagtatatCTCTGGTCACCTACCATGCACAAATACCATGTTTATATCACCAATCCACATGATTTTTTTGCAGAAACCTCCTGCTTCGTTCCTGTTAAAACGCGTAACTTATTcttatatttgtttccctttgttCTGTCTTTGAAGATACGATCAATAATACATTGTCCAAGGGAAAGAATATTGAATCTGTTGATGGGATCGTTGGCAGCTTGTCACTACACATAGTGCGGAAAATGTGCACTACACTACAAGGAAACGGTAAGTATCTTTCTGGTCCGTAATGCAAATGTGCAATACAGATAGAGTAGTATGCAAAATATTCATTGTATTGTTGTGTATCTTTGTTAGAAGCCCATCATGATGCCCGGATCCATGTTCAACACTTGCTTCGTAAGCTTGGAAGCGAGTCATGTATTGGGCAACGAGTTATTCTTGCAGTTTCTCAAAGAATATGTTTACTAGCAGAAAATTTGCTGTTTCTTGATCCATTTGAATCAACTTTCCCCGAGATGCATAGCAATCTGTACATTTTGTAAGTTATTATCAACCATGATCATCTCCTAATAATCCTCTTGTTCTGTCTATGATGCTTCTGTTTGTGTGTCACGGCTGAACTAAATAACTCTGCATTTGTAAGTATGACacttaggcctgtaaacgaaccgaatgcACGTGAACTATTAGCGGGAAGTTCGTTTTTCATTTAtttaaataaacgaacaaacatgaacaagttTGTTTTTCATCTAATTAAACGTACGAACACGAACACACGTTTTGTTCTTTCATAGATGTTCGTGAATGTCCGtttatgttcattcatttatgttcgtttattcacgtgtgtttgtgttcatttaaattttaataaatatataagtagttatatttgtataaatataaattttaaagGGGATTTCTAACTACTTATAGAAATAACTAATTAGTAATTGGGCTTCCTAGTAATAAAAAATGGGTTTTCGAATTGAACTTATCGTAATAAATcactaaattatatatacaagttaaaaaactactttatgttcgtttatgtttcgTCAATTAGGTACCtataagtttgtttgtttatgtccGTTTACGTTTTGTGAACTGTTCGTTTGGCTTTAAACGGACACGAACATGCTcgttttcttaatgaacgaacttgaacaaaaaatgtgttcgattacatgttcgtgttcgttatTTAAAGTTagatgaacgaacacgaacataccCGCGTTCTTGTTCGTTCGGTTCGTCCACAGGCCTAATGACACTCAACTTTTTCATAGATGATAAACTCAATACAATATTATTTCGGGCTATTTTTTACCAGCACAAGATACCCACAGGTGTACTTAGCCACCAGGTTGGAACAATGCATCAACCTCAAAGTTCCATTTTATGTACCATAATTCGTATAGTCACAACTTTCATACCCTAACACGATAACTTTGTCACATGTGCTATGTATTTGGCAGGATCCAGCTTATTGAGTTTTTAGTATCGGACTACCTGATAAGTTGGTCAAAGACAAGTGGTTTTGCAACTGGTAAGCATGTTTTTTGTATCATATGCTAATTACATTACCACCTTATAGATTCAAATTGACAAGTTAGTTCTGTGTGGTTGTAAACCGTATGGGTACatcataataataaaacattCAACCGTAACTATGCTAGAGTTGTTTGAAGAGTGGGTGACTTCAATCCTCCATGCTAGAAAAGGACTTCAGCTTTTAGAAAGCAGATGTGGGCTTTACATTTTGTACATGGATCGCGTAACTGGGTTAATTGCCAAACTAGTGGGCCAGGCTGAATCCCTACAAAGGCTCAACCCGAATATTCTTCAAAGGTTATTTTGCTGAATCTCTACAATGTATGCCACACCTTCCTCTTCCCACTTTCAATTATATATGTTCTTAGCATACCAAACTGTCAATCTGTCATGAGTTTTGCATAGAGGTGCCCGTTTCAACCCGTTTATCTCTAAATGGGTCAGTTTTGGTTATATAAATACCGGGTCAAATAGATTGTTAATTCATAACCAATTTGGTTTGGATTTCGGTTTAAAACATCAAAACCGATTTGTAAATTTGTTCTTgggtttttaaaaaaatcaataatTTCAGTCAGAGTTATTGATGCTCCAACTTGACTGCTGATTCAGTCTCACAGTTGTCAAGATTGAAATCAAACAATGAATGAATTCCATTGGTGAGTCTTAAATTTCAAAATAGAAAGACATTGTAGATCCAGTTGATTATGTAGCATGCAAAAGACCGCTTAACAGCCTCGGTTCTCTTGAAACTGAAACAAAAACCAGTTTCTAAGGGGGGTAGGGGTGGAATAACTCACTAACCATTCCATCACTTACAACATCCAATCAGGttctgccatgtcatcaaccattatttccATCACTCACACCCTTTTTTGCTGGAAATGGTCATCACTTGTACAAATTCCATCACTCACTAATTTTTTGCTGGAAAAGACCCACAACCGTTCCATTTTCAATTTTGAAAACGCGTGCTCCGGTTCACGCGTTAAACATATTACGCGTTAAAAAGGAAGGCGGCGGCGGTGTGGGCATATGAAACACGCGTTATGGGGGGACATAACGTGTCCACCCCGGGTCCTCTAAGCTCGGTCTGTAGCatttaagttttgttttatttttgtttatttggtttcaaaCTGGATATTGAACACTCCTGCCTACAAGCTATCTTGTTAAAAGTCGATCTGAATTATCTTTCTTTCTAAGGGGTGCTTGTTTTCAAAAAGCACTGAGGTACTTAGATGGTATTTTAACTTGTTAACGTTTTAACActaaaaaataatatatgtaaaacacaaaaaaaaaagcaTTTTCGAACCCTTTTCACATTTGATTGCAAGGGTAGTGTAACTCCTGATTGCAAGGGTAGTGTCACACACCTGCATTGCTATTTATAATAGTCGCAGCTGCggttaatataaaaaaaattatttgacTATATCATTTTTGCTATATGTTGAATCTTTTATTTGTAACTAAACTTATTTAATGCAAAGATTGATGTATAGATCTATTTCATATTGTTGGCTATAAAATAAACCTACCGGTCCAGCTCTTCAGACAGCAAATAGATCATAGTGGTTGGGAGTTTTACCATACTAGACCTTATTTTGAACACAGGATGAATCATAAATGCATCACATAATCATGAAAACAACGAGAATCTTAGACCAGTAGACGAATACTAAATGCAGACCATAATCATGATAACAACAGGAATCTTGCTATCCAAACATAATccaaaacaacaagaacactGATAGTGGATAGTTAAATCAATGATATTATATAACTTGATTAGTAAGCTAGTGTCTAAAAGACAGAAAAAAAAGCACCCTGTTCGTGTTAAAGAGTGTAAACATCTGCAAACAAATCGCCTGTTTGGTCACTCTACGACAAACTAACACGTTTTATATGAGGTCTGTTCTAGTTATACAAAAAAGACACGCGGTTGAATTGATTGGGTGATTAAAGGCAAACCAAATATGAAATGACTGAAGTTATGAAATTAGATCATTTTAAAACTAAAGATCATCTTGTGTTGCATAGATAAGAGTATGAAAAGTCAAAAGTGTTTCCAAGCTGTTGCTTTATACATGGCTTCTTGCTTGTATGCTTCAAAAACCTTTATCCTTTTAGCTCTCAGGTTTAAAAATGTAGCCTTTActattgttatagataataaaATCTGGATGATCAAGTAGAAGTAGTCTTTCCTCGTAGCGATGCACACCAAATGCCGAACTTATTCCAGTTATCCCAAGACTGTTGGTGTGTTTAGATTCGGGGTCATAAACAACAAGCAGTGCATCATCAAGCGGTATATAGGGATGTTCTTCAACTTCCGTTATAAGCTGACCACGTTTCGTAGATCCTAGTACTTCTAAAAGTCCTGATGCAGCTGATGTGTATATATTGAATAACTTTGTAAACGACTTTTCTAACCATCCTCCATCATCCATACAACGGAAACCGGACTATAGGCCTCTGCATTGCCTTCAATCACAACAAGAGACTCCCCTAGCTTAGACATAGACAACTTCATATGATCCAGATGGGCTAAACTATCTGGAAGATTTACTTCTTTAAATTCTTCACTTGTGATATCAAATGAGATAATCAAGTTATAATCCTCGAGTCCACCATCCACGGTAATTCTTTCCGTAACAAGCCAATACAGAAAGCCATCTATAACTACACTAGAATGACGAAATCTAATTGATGTGCGAGGTAGATTGTTACCATATGGAGTTCTCCAAGCCCCTGCGCTTAACGTGAAAACCTCAACTTGTGGAATGCTATCAGGTATACTTTCCATATCCTTCCTCCAACCAATATGTTTAATCTTGACAATCTTAGGATCACAAGTCTTACCACAAACCCCGAAACCTAAAAGGGTTGCAGATAGATATACTCCCAAATTAGACAAAACAATAGCAACTGCTTTTCTAATTGAAGGGTTCCAAATCACAGCCACTTCCTTTCCAGGGAAGGGACCATCATGATAAATACTCTCCAAACACAACAAGCCATGAGAGCTGCCGATTATGATAGGATATTTAAGGTTATTAACCAGTGGGGGGAGAGTGGGGGAAACTCTGTGATGAGGGAAACTATCATTATCAAGAATTGAAACATATTTCCGCTCAACATCAGGACCAACCTTATTGTCGTAGCTTACAAATAGATGTTGCACGTGGCTGCTATAATCAGCAATGAAACGAGAACTATCGATCATAGACTTCCATGATTTGGAAACGGATCGGAATTGAATCAGCGGTTTCACAGGAAGCCTTTTCATGATTTCCACCTGGAGTTCAAACGGTATGTTGTCTGACATTTTGATTCAGATTGAGGATATTCTAGGGTTTTTACAGGCAAGAGCAAAGGATTTGGGGAGAGAGGTGGTGGAAATGTAATATGTCCTTTAGACTATGCGTACTCGGGCGGTATAAGCCCACATAGCGCTCACATGGCGCCGTGCACACCAAAACGAAGGGTGCTATGCCCAAAAAAATTTTGGCAGCGCGATAATTATCGCGGTGTGTTGAGATTGAGAATTTGATTTTTTGACCGTTTGTAACGgtcattttaataaaaaaaaatcaatttattTTTCAAACTTTCCTTTAAATCATTTTCCTCTTCTATTTTTTTACCACACACACTCAAACATTCTCATCTCTtccatatttttttaaaattcttGATATTTTATACAATGCATCCATTCAACCGTGGCTTCATTCCTCCCCGATCAAGT
This is a stretch of genomic DNA from Helianthus annuus cultivar XRQ/B chromosome 16, HanXRQr2.0-SUNRISE, whole genome shotgun sequence. It encodes these proteins:
- the LOC110915775 gene encoding protein MULTIPOLAR SPINDLE 1 isoform X2; the protein is MASETTTTAASDEPLKLALAMALLRSKLVNKTSETSHPPSDTSSSEALKWKRKAKERKQEILRLKQDLVEVEDGMHHEVFPGSASCKCYFFDNLGKMSPNEISGEGFDERFKDVLRRRFLRQVRLKERRKRRNDGSTQRLFLSDNKAEETEQLRASADFLVELCDTVRPDDGDFANWSHQAVDFILDTINNTLSKGKNIESVDGIVGSLSLHIVRKMCTTLQGNAHHDARIHVQHLLRKLGSESCIGQRVILAVSQRICLLAENLLFLDPFESTFPEMHSNLYILIQLIEFLVSDYLISWSKTSGFATELFEEWVTSILHARKGLQLLESRCGLYILYMDRVTGLIAKLVGQAESLQRLNPNILQRLFC
- the LOC110915775 gene encoding protein MULTIPOLAR SPINDLE 1 isoform X1, encoding MASETTTTAASDEPLKLALAMALLRSKLVNKTSETSHPPSDTSSSEALKWKRKAKERKQEILRLKQDLVEVEDGMHHEVFPGSASCKCYFFDNLGKMSPNEISGEGFDERFKDVLRRRFLRQVRLKERRKRRNDGSTQRLFLSDNKAEETEQLRASADFLVELCDTVRPDDGDFANWSHQAVDFILDTINNTLSKGKNIESVDGIVGSLSLHIVRKMCTTLQGNEAHHDARIHVQHLLRKLGSESCIGQRVILAVSQRICLLAENLLFLDPFESTFPEMHSNLYILIQLIEFLVSDYLISWSKTSGFATELFEEWVTSILHARKGLQLLESRCGLYILYMDRVTGLIAKLVGQAESLQRLNPNILQRLFC
- the LOC110915775 gene encoding protein MULTIPOLAR SPINDLE 1 isoform X3 — encoded protein: MASETTTTAASDEPLKLALAMALLRSKLVNKTSETSHPPSDTSSSEALKWKRKAKERKQEILRLKQDLVEVEDGMHHEVFPGSASCKCYFFDNLGKMSPNEISGEGFDERFKDVLRRRFLRQVRLKERRKRRNDGSTQRLFLSDNKAEETEQLRASADFLVELCDTPDDGDFANWSHQAVDFILDTINNTLSKGKNIESVDGIVGSLSLHIVRKMCTTLQGNEAHHDARIHVQHLLRKLGSESCIGQRVILAVSQRICLLAENLLFLDPFESTFPEMHSNLYILIQLIEFLVSDYLISWSKTSGFATELFEEWVTSILHARKGLQLLESRCGLYILYMDRVTGLIAKLVGQAESLQRLNPNILQRLFC
- the LOC110919875 gene encoding putative F-box protein At3g10430: MSDNIPFELQVEIMKRLPVKPLIQFRSVSKSWKSMIDSSRFIADYSSHVQHLFVSYDNKVGPDVERKYVSILDNDSFPHHRVSPTLPPLVNNLKYPIIIGSSHGLLCLESIYHDGPFPGKEVAVIWNPSIRKAVAIVLSNLGVYLSATLLGFGVCGKTCDPKIVKIKHIGWRKDMESIPDSIPQVEVFTLSAGAWRTPYGNNLPRTSIRFRHSSVVIDGFLYWLVTERITVDGGLEDYNLIISFDITSEEFKEVNLPDSLAHLDHMKLSMSKLGESLVVIEGNAEAYSPVSVVWMMEDG